In Coffea arabica cultivar ET-39 chromosome 9e, Coffea Arabica ET-39 HiFi, whole genome shotgun sequence, the genomic window attagggttaatgcttgtaagggctataaatagtcccacttcctctttatttgggatcagtttttgactattaaatacaattagtgagttttcactttctctttggcaagagagttgcctttgaatacttgagaatcttctcaagttattcacccaaacttatcaatcgagtatctccttgattgtggcgttctactatctccaatttggttcgttaattcgagtagttacgggttgagataatatcaaaattgttcgtgacttctagggattagttgggtcaaattttcgctgcctaagccatggtgttttggttgtctagatcggggtttcacatcagttggtaccagagctagttgacaaccaccaggttatatctttttttgttttgttttgtttttcgtttatttcgagtcatatatgtttattccaatctgttcgtttgtttagaacaaaaaaaaaaaaaaatattactgtttagcgtactgttcaccgacactgttcatcgttactgttcatcatactgttcatcgttattattcatagttactgttcatccgaatacaaatctgtccagccttgttgtttgtgttatccaacttgtttacttggttttcaaatctgaattttggcaaaacttgttggaattttgtgaatcttgaagagaacttacaataatcttgagcttcttgaattcttgaccacaatcttgaaatttctgaagttcctgacaacttccttgaacgttcttgaaagatcttggagttcttggttgttattatttgtggacttccttgttttgtgtcgtgattgatagttgtagtcaagaaaaaaaaaatagaaaacaaaaatgaaaagaaaaagaaagaaaagaggaatcggttggcaagaaaaaaaaaaggaaaggaaagaaagtggcaaccgaattgttttgaatagggaaccaaatctgatttgtgcaatctttcttggagtagaatttggaagttaccaaaagttgtttcaagaagattaccaaaggttgtttcaagaaggttaccaaaagttgttcaagagaaagaggattttcaaaaggtttccaaaaactaacttgtttccaaaatcaattaggaaattaagtaaagcacttgaataactctttgtacttacttggacactctctctcctacctttttaggaaactttcctaaactctctcatccattttttgaaaactttcctatattctctcatccatttttaggaaatttttctaaattctctcatccatttttttgaaaactttcctaaattctctcatccattttttagaaAACTCTCCTAAAATTCTCtaatccatttttaggacctttcctatattctctcatccactttaggaaactctcctatattctcttcctagattctaggaacactttcctacattttcttctACATTCTTGtgattacacttgtggaaaggttggtaacggttgttggacttgagcagcatttctcaactacctaacccaacaggtaaaggtatttgataagtccattagagtgacatccatatacacgagtgcgagtggatacacgtaagggagcgtgaaaggcaatatcttcgatttcgttgctaactttttgcaggttccctcatacgtcatggcgagtataagacgcataaaagctagcccacaacattgtcttcctgatcctaagagagtcaaagaagtggcattacgtggtgtagatgagcaattggacctcgtcaaatctcagttgcttggttggttttatactcgttacggtgtcaaagataaaatttgtagcttggccattgatggtagttgtgaagtcaatcttgcaagtactatcatggttgagaaattaaatcttccaaccattgatcatcttcaaccgtacaagttgacgagcactcatggggatgtttgggttactaagcacacacttgtacctattcaaatcggcaaatatgtggatgaggtgttgtgtgatgtagtcccaattcaagtgacacatgtgttgttgggcaaagcatggatgtcgaggcgagaagttaaaattgatggacatactaataagtattccttcttatttaatagtcgtcatcttgcacttgtatcacttacttatgaccaactttgtattgatctagcatgcatgaaaagtgagcttgagcgttatagaatggagaaaaagctagatgagggaattgtgcctgcagagaaagttgaaagtaatgagataaaagggtcagctgttgaactagaaaaagagatggaaaaatctaatgagatgggtggtaaaaaggaagaaaaaagagaaagtgggctgatcttgagcaacccggtgaaggcctattattttcttaacaaacttacctttgctttgtttagtgtttcttcttttatacatatcaagcaaaggcaagttgagctgatcttggtgtgttccattccaaaatcaattgtagacgttgcaagcctccatggagttggtactccaagagttaaacccccttggtatccattcatggaacaatgtcaacttaaatcagtccacaccaaaggggagttgattcgagttcatcttgaagggaacactccattttttagggatggttgtgtaccaagggttcgtttaaagaacaagtacctcaatgaccattatgattttcgtcttgctcttagtccacatgcagctccaacatcaccaaatccgccttggtgccttgcaagtgtgttcgagccggagttcgatttcacgggatacacttcataccactttgaggacccttacctcatgaccacaaacaataaagttgagcatacattgaagatggtttgtgagattcaaggttcgacgagggttattttccaacttagcacatgagctttgcattggatgccatctgtagccatcataacaagattgagtcgaaggcatgtaactcgttttgtcaccattcgtgcttcaatttgtgggcaaattgcttttaagaggaggggaatgatgagaatataaagaccaagactcattcaagcacatggggaattggaagattcaagtgaagactagttgattgcacgaatgcttgagtttaattggattatttgattttcctcgttgattttggttatttctcgttttaaaaagtctaggtaattaagatagtttaattgcggtccattgttagtaagtaaggcccaaatctttcttaagtatgtagggtagtttggtcaacctttggattagggttaatgcttgtaagggctataaatagccccacttcctctttgtttgggatcagtttttgattattaaatacaattagtgagttttcactttctctttggcaagagagttgcctttgaatacttgagaatcttctcaaattattcacccgaacttatcaatcgagtatctccttgattgtggcgttctactatctccaatttggttcgttaattcgagtagttacgggttgagataatatcaaaattgttcgtgacttctagggattagttgggtcaaatttccgctgcctaagccatggtgttttggttgtctagatcggggtttcatATCACCTAGTCCCCAATCCCCTTTTTCCCTCCACCTTCATTGTTCGTGATGACTTTTTCCCAGTTCCAAATCCACAAGCCattatttttgtgaatttttacTCACGAATGACAGAACCTTGTAACACGTAAAGCATGatacaagaattttttttattattgtagtAATTTTTTTGTAAGCCATCAAACTTTTCTCAGAATTTGGAGATTCACTGATTGAGGATTATTTTTAAATTGGTAGAGATTGGCGCAAAGAAAAACGGAATTAGAGTAAGGGAGTTTGCCATAGCATTGGATAATAATCCAATACGATTTTTTTTCCTGAGATAATATAGAGAAAAAGTATATCTTTTGAAATCTTAAAAAAGAAAGGATAAAATAGTCATATTACTCCGTTGGAAAAGGATAAAGATGTCATATTCCTTCATTGATAGAGCGAATCAAGTTGATTTGTGCAAGTTGCAAAAAATTGATAGTGTAAGGCAGTATATTGCTAAATTTAGAAATTTAGGGGGTAATATACAATCTTGATAAAGCTTACGGGTGCAAGTTTCAATTAACACTAAACATAATaaaacttatttatttatttatgtattttgTGACTCCCAGCTCCGAAGTCATCTTCCCTGTAGCAGCTGTCTCTTTGCCGCTTTACTGATTACGTGCCACGGTGCCAGCCACAGTGACACGAGTCCATGTTGCGAACACCTGTTCAATTTCAAGCTcgtctcctctctctctccatgGCCCACGTATTTCTCCTCCCCTCTCTCCATCTAGTTATTTCAATGTCTATAAATTGTTTTATAGATATCAAACTCGTCAAAATTGCAAGTTTTTGCTGTTTTGTTAATACAGTTGTAGTATTATTTGCTTGAAATTTACTTCAGGCTTCGCGTAGAGGTCTGCCCAAAAGCTTCACCAGACCCCATGGACGGTAATTTCAGGCAGAACCCATCATTCAATCACGTTTTCTTGTTCCTCTTAAATTAGTCAAAAATCCTGTCCTCAGAATGTAGGGTTAGGTTGTTTTTAATTCGTTCccaattttgaaatttgaattcaattttgtggctatttatttatttttctttggtgTTTTTTAATCATGGGTACATATTACTCTTTAAAGAGATGTGGGCAATTGTAGCATTTAATGTGTTTGTACTTGTGTGATTGGTTTAAAcaatgtatttatttttttttttcagcggACTGAAGTTATGTTGGTTTTAGGTAGctatttactcttttttttttttggattagaaAAGTGGATGAATTTATTAAAATGGACATAAATCTGCCTGGAGTGCAGGCAGAATAAAGTTTGGAGTTACATTGAACCATGTACATGAATCGTCAGGTGATAAAGCATTTTTAGCAAGAAGATGGGCAATCTGATTAAGACATCTAGGAACCCAGCAAACATTCCAATCTTTAAAACTCTGATTAAGAGCTAAAATATTATCAATTAAGACTCCACATGGAAAATCATTTGATTCGAAGCTTAGCAAAATGTTGGTGATCTTGAGTGCATCACCTTCAAGTACAACTTGCTGCAAATTTAGTTGGAGctatttactctttttttttctatgatTTCAAATTATAATTGAGTGTTGTCCTGTAAATTTTGCAATTTCTGATCAATTctttattttgagcaagtaatAGTTGAAAGAAAAGATAAGGTCATAAAACCAGAAATCCGATCGGTTCTGTGTATACTGATATTGACTTCTTCTCAGTTGATTTAGAAGTCCTAAATTCCGTTTGATTGgcgttttcttatttttctgacTGACAATATAACAATTCTTTTGTACCTTTAACTATTTCCACTTCATATTCCTTTCAAGTAACATCCAATAAGTGAAGTGTAACTCTCCAGTTTATGGAATAATTATGTATTCTGGGATACCTGTGCATTCATATACAGCTCAAATATTCAAGTAGCTCAGAAACTTCAGGGTCGTGAGGAACTTACATCCTTTAAACACATACATAATGGCTTTAGGACCTTCTGTTCTGGCACAGGTGCGTCTAAATCTTTAACATTTGATCTGATTGTCCATTTTGATAATCAGGACATGTCATTGTTCTGTAGTGGATTTCAGCCTTGCGTATTCCATTGACCGCGAATATCATACTTCAGCTCTAATTAGATGTGACATTATATGGTTGCACTTTTCTTTCGGAATGCTGTGGCTCTTAATTTAAAGTGAATTATATTGACCTACATCAAGGCCAATATAACTGAAGTTTTGCTACACCATGTGATCAAATTATTTCCGAAGCAGTTCAGGCTTACATTTGACAGTGTAAGCCTTTCCTGGTCATTCACAATAGTAAGAACAATTCGCAGGCATCATCTTGTGCTTGGTTCCATCTTTACTTAGATCTCTATCATCTTCCTCCTCTTGCCAGTTCTTGTTTAAGTTGTTTTGGACGGTCAGGATTTTTCTACATTATTGGCCCCTCAATGCTGCAAATTCATTGCTTCACTTCTTAGATCCTTACTTCAATGATTTTATTTGATCCAAACACTTTGCTTTTGCTTTAACTGCTACTATATCTTAAAGCTTCTGCATGATTTTCACATGTAAAACTTTTGCAAGTGTTATTGTCATTTTtgggcttcattcttttctttttgaggtCCGTCTCAAAAGAATTGAGACATGAACGGGGAGCATTAATTTCCAGCTTGTTTCCATTTTTTGTCAAGGTGATCCCACACTAAGGCAACCTTTGTTGTGATAATTGTTCTCTTGGTGCCAGATTTAACAACCAAGAAGTGTGTATCATGTAATGCAAGGGATATGAGACCTATGACTGTGGAAGCAGCACATAGTTTGATTCCTCAGGTTTTGCAGGATCTGATTTTGATATTTGTGGTTTTTCCATTTCGTTAATTATGCTGGACTGAAAGGCTGATATTTAGGTGCAGGGATGGAACTTGGTGACAGAAGATGGCATGATGAAGCTGCAGCGTACTTGGAAAGTTAAGACTTTCATGAAAGGGATGGAGTTCTTCAAACTTGTGGCTGATGTAGCGGAAGCAGAAGGTAATTCATATTCTGAAACCACAGCTTCTATGATATCTTCTTGCCATATGTGTGAGTTCAAGATGTCAATTCATTTCATGTAGCACTTATGTTTGTGCAAAGTCATGACTCGTatgaaaggatttggagttcattGAATTGTTATTGAATGTTTCAGAAGCAGAAGGTATCCCACCTTCTAAAATGATGACTCTTGTCCTTGAGACTTCAATGACAGAGTGTTATTTTGTTTgtcaaaattgctattttcttttttaatctcAGACCAAATGGTTTGAATCTTGAGGGACATCTTTGGGTATATATTCTGAATGAGAAATAATGCATCCTTGTTGTCTTTGCTGGAGAGCCAAGTCTGTTTGTGTTCCATGTTTTTCTTCCTCTAATCTTCCATGAGACAACATCAACTTCAACTGAAAAGTAAATTCTTACTTTAGGATGCCTTTGTTTTCAGGTTTCATTTTCTCCTAGCATATGATTACTGCActtcttaagaaaattttctttatgTATTAGAATGCCTTAAATTTACTAAGGCTGGACTCTCCTGGTGCACTTTCCAGGAGAAACTTTTTGCATATCAAACTTGTAATTCCTCCTTGGCCAATATATAAAAGTCTAACTTTGCAGCAAGGCTTGTTTAGGTGTGAAAGCGTAAAAAAGCATGTAAAAGTTTCCTGTTGTTTATTGTGTTATGTGGAAGATCCTATGTGGATGACTGTAGGTTTAGtggaattttcaagaattttattGATGGTTGAGACGATATTTGGAGCTGATTCCCTTTGTTGTCATTTACATTATAtgtttaattataaaatatttttgctaCATGACTATCTTTGATGAAAGTTGATCAAGTATATTTTGGTTGCTTTGGAAGTATTGATTATTTCCAATAGTTGAAAGCATCTTCCTAGGCATAAATACTTTATCGGGTTGATATGGGAGGTAGATCATTCAAGATAGAGGATATATCTCCAGTTCTCTTCTCATTCTTTGTGTAATAGTGCCAAAGCTCAAGTGTGCTGGTTTGATATTCACCGTGCTACATGCAGGTCATGAGTGAAAATTTTGGTTATTGATT contains:
- the LOC113709204 gene encoding pterin-4-alpha-carbinolamine dehydratase 2, mitochondrial-like isoform X1, with protein sequence MDDLTTKKCVSCNARDMRPMTVEAAHSLIPQVQGWNLVTEDGMMKLQRTWKVKTFMKGMEFFKLVADVAEAEGHHPDLHLVAWNNVKIEIWTHAVGGLTENDFILAAKINRLDLHQLLSRKVGE
- the LOC113709204 gene encoding pterin-4-alpha-carbinolamine dehydratase 2, mitochondrial-like isoform X5 — encoded protein: MDDLTTKKCVSCNARDMRPMTVEAAHSLIPQVQGWNLVTEDGMMKLQRTWKVKTFMKGMEFFKLVADVAEAEGGLTENDFILAAKINRLDLHQLLSRKVGE
- the LOC113709204 gene encoding pterin-4-alpha-carbinolamine dehydratase 2, mitochondrial-like isoform X2, with translation MDDLTTKKCVSCNARDMRPMTVEAAHSLIPQGWNLVTEDGMMKLQRTWKVKTFMKGMEFFKLVADVAEAEGHHPDLHLVAWNNVKIEIWTHAVGGLTENDFILAAKINRLDLHQLLSRKVGE
- the LOC113709204 gene encoding pterin-4-alpha-carbinolamine dehydratase 2, mitochondrial-like isoform X3, producing the protein MRPMTVEAAHSLIPQVQGWNLVTEDGMMKLQRTWKVKTFMKGMEFFKLVADVAEAEGHHPDLHLVAWNNVKIEIWTHAVGGLTENDFILAAKINRLDLHQLLSRKVGE
- the LOC113709204 gene encoding pterin-4-alpha-carbinolamine dehydratase 2, mitochondrial-like isoform X4, with amino-acid sequence MRPMTVEAAHSLIPQGWNLVTEDGMMKLQRTWKVKTFMKGMEFFKLVADVAEAEGHHPDLHLVAWNNVKIEIWTHAVGGLTENDFILAAKINRLDLHQLLSRKVGE